The Misgurnus anguillicaudatus chromosome 23, ASM2758022v2, whole genome shotgun sequence sequence GTTAAATGAGACAATGCCGAGGGCCACCCCACTGCAAACCAACGGTCCCCCAGAATCACCctgcaaaaaaatgcatttgagaTCTCGATTCAATTTTTAGATGTAGCAGGCACTCCTATTCAAAACTACTTTCTTGGAAATCAAACCCAGGACTTCAAGCATTTTCCTGAGATTTGAAAAGGAAATTATCTAATAATATGAGTATTTCTAGATTTGGTTGTTTATCAGTTATCCTTGAGGGACAAGTTCGGTGTTTTGCACTTGAAGCCCTGCTTTCGGATTGTTTGTGGTGAGgtggaacggttttgactgaaatttggacatatgatgctgtcccaagaattttcgggtgtttgttgtatcacttcccacctctacaatgggtgtatgggtgcactggaacaatccttcctaaaatgcattaaactttcgtttacaaatacgtgaaactcaccgagtggtcagggatgttcactgatatgctcacacaaaaatcactgcaaaagataCGTCCAATATGTCCAAGATATGTCCCAGATATGTACATATGTCAAAATTTCGGTCAGGAtctttctatttcatcataaacaatctgaaaacagggctttaagggtaaaataccgaacttgtcctttacaAAAGTATTGGAGTCAACCTACCTGGCATGCGCCACTTTTGGTATTGAAACCTCCAGCGCAGAAGACGTTGTCAGGAAGTTTCACCTTGATTTCTTTCCACATCTTTTGGCAGACGGTGAAATTGACAGTCGACACATCAGTCACTAGAAGATCACTGACCACGATCTGCTTTTCAGTTTTACCCCATCCTGCTACAATGCACTTTGTATTCGGCTTCACCGGTTTGTCCTTGCTCAGAATTTTGATCGTTTTCATAGCTTTGCTCAACTTCAGTTTCTTGGAGAGCTTGAAATCAACAACAGAGAAATGTGTTAAGATtctgaaattaaaattaaaatttttcagTCCGATAATGTGGTACCTTCAAAAGCATGATGTCATTTCCGTGTTTTGCTTCTTTGAATGAAGGATgcttatgttttttttgcacCGCATATCTTCTCAGATTTGCCCCCTTTGGATCGATGTTGTGGGTCCCCAGTATCACAGTCATGTTGCcacttttttcataaaatgaACATTTGCTGATTAGTTAAAAGATCGCTTATAGGTTTAGTCGCACATCACTGAAGGCTTACCTCTTATCGCAGTGCGCAGCTGTGAGTACGTAGCTCGGATCGATCAGGAATCCTCCGCAATTGTGTTTCCCGTCAACCTGTATCGATGCCATGTACAGCAGCGAGTTCTTCTTTGCTTTTTTCCCATTGATGATATCCGCTCCAAAAGTACCTACATCAATGGAAGTGAACTTGAGTCAACTGAAAAGTGCCCAGTAATGCGCAGTAATGCATGATTGTACTTACCAGACAGCATCAGGCCTGTTATAGCCACAGTCAGCAACAGGCTATACATGACCTTCATCCTGTTCGCAAGATGCTGTTTGTATACCACCACACGGCcatttatatactgtaggtCTGTGCCACCGCAAGCCCACAATGACACATCCTTTCCAACCGCAGCTAGAGATGCAACAAAACACCAAATGTCTTccaattttgttttatatttatgcatttatccatttacttacagtgcattcaaactaTGCATTCGATTAAAATGTGTATTCTCTGGAAATCAACCCCTTGAATTTTGTGCTActttaccaattgagctacagcaTGTTCTCAAACCTAGTTAAGTGTGACTGACAGTCCACGCTGTCAGACAACACACgtaccctagctgtcactgcggttgtacttttaaaaacgtacagctttgcacctaagaGTTTATAtagtagtacctcagaggtacaatggcaagaaaaagtatgtaaaccttttggaatttaattgttttctgaataaatttgtcataaaatgtggtctgatcttcatctaagtcaagggtattgacaCACATGTGTCTAAAAATTATAACACACAAAATTTTGggctttcatgtttttattgagaATAAccaaaaaagtatgtgaacccttgagTTAATGACCTAAAAAAAAGCTAATTGGAGTCAGGTTTTAGTTAAGATAATGCATTTGGAGGTGTGGACTACATATACTTTGACTGATAAAACCCCTCAAACTTTTGAAGTTTGCTCTGCACAAGAAGGACACGCTTATGTGAGCCAAGCCTCGCCAAAAAGAGCTTTCAAAGAatacgatcaagaattgttgctttacataaagctggaatgGGTTACTTTCAAAGACTTTAGAAATTCACCAGTCTACATTTAGGCAAACAATCTACAAATGGAGACGCTTTTTGGGACTGTTGCTACTCTACCAAGAAGTGGGCGCCTAGTCAAAATGAGACCAAGGGCAAAACGAAGACTCATCAttgaggtaaagaaacaaccctGAATGACAGCCAAAGATTTGAAGGCATCATTGGAACTTGCTAACATCTCGCTTCATGAGTCTACAATacgtaaaacactgaacaagcaGGATATCCATGGCAGGACACAAGAAGGAAGCCACTGCTTACTAATGAACATCGTGCACGCTTGGGATGAAACTGAGATCATCCCAACTGTAAAGTATGGTCGGGGAAACATCTTGATTTGGGCCTGCTTTGGTGCATCAGGGCTTGGCAAGCTTGCAATCATTAAGGGAAAGATGAATTCCCAAGTTTATCAGACAATTCTTCAGGATAATACGTCAGCTAAAACTGTGTAGAAGGTGGgcgatgcaacaggacaacgatCCAAAACACAGGagcaagtccacaacagaatggcttcagaaaaacaaaatccacCTTTTGGAGTGGCCAAGTCAGAGCCCAGACCTCAAATCAATAAAGATGCTATTTATTGACTTGAAAAGGGTCATACACATGAGACGTCTAAAGAATATGACGGAGCTAAAGCAGTTCTGCCAGAAAGAATGGGCTAAAATTTCTCCTCAGcgatgtgcaggtctgatcctCAGCTACAGGAAGCACCTGGTTAAGGTTATTGTTGCCAAGGGGGGGTCGACCAGTtattatctcgtcaatggcggcgaaagagttatctcgtcaattaagagaaaacgctttccccgccaatgacaagattttccgtctttccgcaatacagcagccctaatttaacacaacgtttttgagttaactaatatttttaagttgcattgtcaaaattattttatgtgCTATTATGATTGCTTGCATatgaacttaaatatattttgaaagttatttgctttttattattagttattgattttgtttttgataTAATAATTTTTGGTGCAACACTTTAGATTGAAATTTCTAGCATTGCTTGTAATAATGCTGATTATAATGCATTTATTGGCAAATGTCATGGACATAAATAAAAAGCTTACTGAGATGTCTTCTCAAATTGAAAGAACTTGAAAGTCTTTCTCACAGACAGGATGATTGACCACATGCTTTGAGCTCAGCACCCGACAGGAAACCCACTTTTCTGTGAAGGGTCGACATTGTTTTTCTACTGAAAATCATTTGTGACATTTGATGTGGTCGAAAGCTCTTGTCTGAGATCAATGTTGAGTCATGAAAtgataagtgcaaaaatgatctagatgtgtttttacatgtccatttataGCCCTAGGTTTTGCCCCTAGAATGAAATGgtatattattaccttatttaaaaGAGTCATGAAAATAACgctgagctctgctctgattggctgtttcacagagcagctccttcagtagctctgtgtgtgtgtatgaacaGACCTTATGCTTGAGCCTGAATCAGACAAATACATggaatttgaggaataatcaattatttacaGATTTtgaatggacgtttctgagtggcaagtttgtgtttttttttcaggatgtacctgcaaaatgtaactgtaacgtcaatagtagaacttcagcctaaacgttagcatataacattaactagcatatagtgctaactcagcagtcacaactttgtctttagcattgtaacagcattgtacttaatttaacgTTGGGGCGTAGATCCCGACtataacgtcacagttggtcttatgttgagattggcctgttttccggTGATCTTTTGCATTCACAAGGTACATCAGGAGGAAACAATcatgtttgaggctcatgatgTATAATTACcatcttattattcatctatgcctagttaaatacagttttacattctacagcaCCTTTATTGGTGCACAAAACTGATAACACAGTCAAGGACAACACACACAACTTCAGAAAATGTTATGATTTTTAATAATCATAATCTTGCTTTACACCTTTAAGTATAGCATTTATCCAGGTCAAAAATTTAGAAATCCTGGTGTAGACGTTTGGAACGTTTGGTTTGTCGCAGTTGTTCTCCTCGTTGAATGAAACGACACCGACTGCAGTGCCGTTACACACCAAAGGACCTCCAGAATCTCCCTGAGAAGAGTCATAAAGTACACTAAGAAATTTGTCTGTGGGATGTTAATAGCATAACTTTTTGTACAGAATATACTTTGTACCTGGCAAAATCCTCCTTTACCAAATGTACATATCCATGAGGTTGTTTTTTGTCCCCATTTCTTCTGACATTTTTTGTTGTCAATGATGGTGACATTAACCTCCATAAGTTGTTCACTTGCAGAACCACTGGTCTTCTGTGCACCCCAGCCTGCAACACTGCATTTGGAATTGGCCTTGATGTTCATGTCTTTTTTTGGGATGGAGATCGATTTGATGGTTTTGGTGtatttaatggttttattgAGCTAAGTAAAAACCAAAGAAACTTGTAAGAATCTGAAAGACCATAAATTGGATGACAAACTTGTTCAgcctcttaactctttccctcaCATTcacaagttatcttgtcaatttagagaaaacgcttccctgccaatggcaagtttttacgttttttttatgttcactatgaatctgatctctaacaaaagtgcaattatctcagcattttgctcaaaattttgtatttttgagaaaacctacccatatttgagatgtAATAAAAAAAGCAAATTAAGATAGGACTAAACTTTTTGGTTTTcaacagagggtctgttctgtcatcacatatttaaagaaacacattaaacttttgtgaaaatcataaaaaatgctgccacTGGCTGGCAACCTAAAAACAAAACGCtagcggtgaaagagttaagtgattattttacaaatgttcAATATCAAACTAAAGTAAATGGGTTTTTATCAATTGGCCTGTTGGTGGTAAAGTTATACTGTAAAAAGGAAAAAGTTGGTTCGACTTAAAGTTACCTGGTTGTTGCCCTAAAGTTTAAAgagttaattaaacttaaaaatgttagtTGACTCAAACAAAGTTGTGTAAAACAATCAACTTGttttgtcaactaatattttcaagttgaatgaactcaaaattactttttttgtttttacagtatGCACGCAAAATGTTGAAGTCTCTTTCCCCCCATGGTAACAATCTGATTAATAAGAAAACTTAGTAATGTTCAGTCCTTTACCTGAAGTATCATGATGTCATTTAGCAGCTCTGCAGAGTCATAACCAGGATGTATGTGGTAAAACTTCACAGCTATGCGGGGAGAATTGCGGTTGAGCTCATGAGCTCCAACCACAACCGTCAGTTTGTCTCCTCTGTCAGAGTGGtacaaaaaacattgtttaaaagtGATAATCTGCTTTTCTCGcatgcaaaaggtgtttaaaGATACGTATGTGActataaataaacatgacatatacagtataatgcAAAAACCTTAGGCCCACACCAGCTTTATGCACTATACATGTATAAAtggtatatatttatatattgatcATCATTTCATGTTGATATTAGGACTCTTTTTAGTCTTGCAGACAGTAAAATTCAGAATAAATAAAAGCCCTTACTTTTCAAAGCAGTGCGCAGCCGTTATGACAAACTGTTCAGACACAAGAAAGCCACCACAGGTGTGCGTCCCATTTTTCTGAACCGAAACCATATAGGGTCTGGAATGTGGTTTTGCCTCTGTGCCATTTATTATTCGTACATTCGCATAtcctgaaagagaaa is a genomic window containing:
- the LOC129454109 gene encoding kallikrein-7, coding for MHKYKTKLEDIWCFVASLAAVGKDVSLWACGGTDLQYINGRVVVYKQHLANRMKVMYSLLLTVAITGLMLSGTFGADIINGKKAKKNSLLYMASIQVDGKHNCGGFLIDPSYVLTAAHCDKSGNMTVILGTHNIDPKGANLRRYAVQKKHKHPSFKEAKHGNDIMLLKLSKKLKLSKAMKTIKILSKDKPVKPNTKCIVAGWGKTEKQIVVSDLLVTDVSTVNFTVCQKMWKEIKVKLPDNVFCAGGFNTKSGACQGDSGGPLVCSGVALGIVSFNMGRCDYPNVPNIYTQISKFSPWIKKVINGGA
- the LOC141359553 gene encoding mast cell protease 4-like; this encodes MVSVQKNGTHTCGGFLVSEQFVITAAHCFEKGDKLTVVVGAHELNRNSPRIAVKFYHIHPGYDSAELLNDIMILQLNKTIKYTKTIKSISIPKKDMNIKANSKCSVAGWGAQKTSGSASEQLMEVNVTIIDNKKCQKKWGQKTTSWICTFGKGGFCQGDSGGPLVCNGTAVGVVSFNEENNCDKPNVPNVYTRISKFLTWINAILKGVKQDYDY